In Clostridium sp. SY8519, one genomic interval encodes:
- a CDS encoding branched-chain amino acid aminotransferase, whose amino-acid sequence MEGSNCIMKKKNIDWENLDFGYRQTDYRYVANYKNGAWDGGALITDPNIVMSECAGVLQYAQTCFEGLKAYETVDHRTVVFRPDLNEKRLHDSAVRLEMPPLPEGQFREAVREVVKANEEFVPPYGTGATLYIRPYMFGISPVIGVKPAEEYQFRVFTTPVGPYFKGGVKPLTIKVSDYDRAAPHGTGHIKAGLNYAMSLYPIVTAHEEGFAENMYLDSATRTNVEETGGANFLFVKKDGTIVTPKSDSILPSITRRSLTYIAEHILGMKVEQRTVPFAEVEEFAECGLCGTAAVISPVGKINDHGREICFPSGMEEMGPVCSKLRQTLIDIQEGVIEGPEGWVVEI is encoded by the coding sequence ATGGAAGGAAGTAACTGTATAATGAAAAAAAAGAATATTGACTGGGAGAATCTGGACTTTGGCTATCGTCAGACGGATTACCGTTACGTAGCCAACTATAAAAACGGCGCATGGGACGGCGGAGCACTGATTACAGATCCGAATATTGTCATGAGCGAATGCGCCGGTGTCCTGCAGTATGCACAGACCTGTTTTGAAGGCCTGAAAGCATATGAAACCGTGGATCACAGAACCGTGGTATTCCGCCCGGACCTGAATGAGAAACGGCTCCATGATTCTGCGGTCAGACTGGAGATGCCGCCGCTTCCGGAAGGACAGTTTCGGGAAGCAGTCCGCGAAGTGGTAAAAGCCAACGAGGAATTCGTGCCGCCCTACGGTACGGGTGCGACCCTGTATATCCGGCCGTATATGTTCGGCATCAGCCCGGTCATCGGTGTGAAGCCGGCAGAGGAGTATCAGTTCCGTGTATTTACCACACCGGTCGGCCCCTATTTCAAAGGCGGGGTAAAACCGCTGACCATCAAAGTGTCGGACTATGACCGCGCGGCACCGCACGGGACTGGCCACATCAAGGCGGGACTGAACTATGCCATGAGCCTGTATCCCATTGTGACAGCCCATGAGGAGGGCTTTGCCGAAAATATGTATCTGGACAGCGCCACACGCACCAATGTGGAGGAAACCGGCGGCGCGAACTTCCTCTTTGTCAAAAAAGACGGCACAATTGTCACCCCGAAATCCGACAGTATCCTTCCTTCGATTACCAGACGTTCTCTGACTTATATCGCGGAGCATATCCTGGGAATGAAAGTGGAGCAGAGAACCGTGCCTTTTGCGGAAGTGGAAGAGTTTGCGGAGTGCGGTCTGTGCGGCACCGCAGCGGTAATTTCCCCGGTAGGAAAAATCAACGACCACGGCAGGGAAATCTGCTTCCCAAGCGGCATGGAAGAGATGGGTCCGGTCTGCAGCAAACTGCGCCAGACACTGATTGATATCCAGGAAGGCGTCATCGAAGGACCGGAAGGCTGGGTCGTAGAGATCTGA
- the mtnA gene encoding S-methyl-5-thioribose-1-phosphate isomerase codes for MSEIKSIMDYDTVSLDEENLAVVIIDQTKLPGSIEMLSLKTAQEIWDAIYLLQVRGAPAIGVAAAYGIYVLAARIATDDYEQFCREFRKQKDYLNSSRPTAVNLSWALNRMEQVVVRNSSRTVAEIKELLRRESRAIQEEDIRVCRAIGENGLTLVKPGDGILTHCNAGKLATSKYGTATAPIYLGQERGYQFRVYADETRPLLQGARLTAFELYASGVDVTLICDNMSASVMQKGLVDAVFVGCDRVAANGDTANKIGTSVVAAVARQYGVPVYIAAPTSTIDLDTPTGAEIRIEERRPEEVTEMWYRTRMAPEGIKVYNPAFDVTDHSLIAGIVTENGIARPPYSESLREMCEKNRK; via the coding sequence ATGAGTGAAATAAAATCCATTATGGATTATGATACCGTATCTCTGGATGAAGAGAATCTGGCAGTGGTGATTATCGATCAGACGAAGCTGCCGGGCAGCATAGAGATGCTGTCGCTGAAAACGGCGCAGGAGATCTGGGATGCCATCTATCTGCTTCAGGTTCGCGGCGCGCCGGCCATCGGCGTGGCGGCCGCCTATGGAATCTATGTGCTGGCAGCGCGGATTGCCACAGATGACTATGAGCAGTTCTGCAGGGAATTCCGGAAACAGAAGGATTATCTGAATTCCTCCCGCCCCACGGCAGTGAACCTGTCCTGGGCGCTGAATCGGATGGAACAGGTGGTAGTGCGGAACAGCAGCCGTACAGTGGCGGAAATCAAAGAACTGCTGCGCAGAGAATCCAGGGCCATTCAGGAAGAGGATATCCGCGTGTGCCGGGCCATCGGAGAAAACGGCCTGACACTGGTAAAACCCGGCGACGGGATCCTGACACACTGCAACGCCGGAAAACTGGCCACCAGCAAATACGGGACTGCCACCGCCCCGATTTATCTGGGGCAGGAGCGGGGCTACCAGTTCCGGGTATATGCGGACGAAACCAGACCCCTGCTGCAGGGGGCGCGGCTGACCGCCTTTGAACTGTATGCCTCCGGCGTGGATGTGACGCTGATCTGCGACAACATGTCCGCTTCTGTGATGCAGAAAGGCCTGGTAGACGCGGTATTTGTGGGATGTGACCGGGTGGCGGCCAATGGGGACACCGCCAATAAAATCGGCACATCTGTGGTGGCTGCTGTGGCCAGACAGTATGGGGTGCCGGTATACATCGCGGCGCCTACATCCACCATTGATCTGGATACGCCCACAGGCGCGGAAATCAGGATCGAAGAGCGCAGGCCGGAGGAAGTCACGGAGATGTGGTACCGGACGCGCATGGCACCCGAGGGAATTAAAGTATACAATCCGGCCTTTGATGTGACCGATCACAGTCTGATCGCCGGGATTGTAACAGAAAACGGAATCGCCAGACCTCCTTACAGCGAATCGCTGCGGGAGATGTGCGAAAAAAACAGAAAGTAG
- the ilvN gene encoding acetolactate synthase small subunit — MKERWIALYVENEVGVLAKVSGLFSGKAYNLRSLTVGTTEHEDVSRMTISSTCDDITFEQIKKQLNRMVEVIKVMDLTDTPIHMKELMYARVKKMDEAGKAEVFRIAQVFGVRVIDIGEDSVLMECTLTEHRNNELIRLLKDRFLAVEIVRGGSVAIESISTSCR; from the coding sequence ATGAAAGAACGCTGGATCGCGTTATATGTGGAAAACGAAGTCGGTGTGCTGGCCAAAGTTTCCGGACTTTTTTCCGGCAAGGCCTACAATTTAAGAAGTCTGACCGTAGGCACGACAGAACATGAGGATGTGTCACGGATGACCATCAGTTCCACCTGCGATGATATTACGTTTGAACAGATCAAAAAACAGCTGAACCGTATGGTGGAAGTCATCAAAGTCATGGATCTGACGGATACGCCGATCCACATGAAAGAACTGATGTATGCCCGGGTCAAGAAAATGGATGAAGCCGGCAAGGCTGAAGTGTTCCGCATTGCGCAGGTGTTCGGGGTCCGTGTCATTGACATCGGGGAAGACAGTGTCCTGATGGAATGCACTTTGACGGAGCACCGCAACAACGAGCTGATCCGTCTGCTGAAGGACCGGTTCCTGGCAGTGGAAATCGTCAGAGGCGGATCCGTGGCCATTGAATCCATCAGCACATCCTGCAGATAG